The genomic DNA GCGATTATTTCGTGCAGGTGGTAGCGCCTGCCGATAATCGTTTTTTTTATTTTTGGAGATATGCGGTATGAACAAGCTTCCCTGTGTTTTGACGATTGCCGGGTCCGACTCCGGTGGCGGGGCAGGTATTCAGGCGGACCTCAAGGCTATAACCATGCTTGGCGGGTACGGTGCAAGTGTCATTACTGCGCTGACGGCGCAGAATACCAAGGCCGTAACGGGCATTCATGCGCCCTCTGCGAAGTTTGTCGCACAGCAACTCCGGACAGTGCTTGATGACATTGAGGTTTCCGCAGCCAAGACCGGTATGCTTTTTTCCGCTTCCATCATCAAGGCGCTGGCCCCGATCCTGAGCCATAAAAAGTTTCCGTTGGTGGTCGATCCTGTTTGCGTGGCCACGTCCGGGGCCAAGTTGCTCAAGGACGATGCAGTCGAGGCCATGGTTCAGCTTATCTTTCCCTGTGCGGATCTTTTGACGCCGAATATTCCCGAAGCAGAGTTGTTTACGGGAGTGAAGATTCAGGATCGTGACGATGTTTTCAAAGCCGCACGGATTTTACTTGAAATGGGGCCGAAGGCCGTTCTGATCAAGGGAGGGCATTCGGATTCCTTTGCCGTGACAGATTGGTATTTCACCAAGGGCGCCGATCCAATCCCCTTCATGCAGCAGCGTGTGGATACGAACTGCACGCATGGGACAGGCTGTACACTTTCTGCCGCCATAGCGACAGGGCTGGGGCAGGGGATTGAAATGGGGGCGGCTATCATGCGGGCTCAGGAATATCTCAATCTGGCTCTTCGGGCCGGTTATCCGCTCGGTGAGGGCGGGGGACCGCCGAACCATCTGGCTCCCTTGCTCAAGGAGCGTGAGCGGGGTGCCGTTCTTGCCGAGCTTGATCGATTCGGTCGTCGTCTCGTGGGGATGTCTGGTGTGAAAGCTTTGTTGCCGCGGGTAGGTATTAATGTCGCGGCATCTCTGCCGTGGGCGGCGGAGCTGGATGACGTGGCAGGTTTTTCCGGTGGAATTATCGGGACTCGCCGGGGTGATGTCCTGCTGGCGGGATATCCGGAGTTCGGCGCGTCTGTGTATACGGCTTCGACATTGCTTGCCGTGAAGCGGTTGCGTCCTGATATCGGCTGCGCCTTGACGTTGGGGCTTGGGGCAGGAGTCAAGCAGGCTCTTGAGATGGCTGGTTTTGAGATTGCCTGGGTCGATCGTGATCGTCGCCCCGAGTATATTATTGATGAAGATGGACGATTTGAGGAGTGGGCCGTATTCGAGGCTCTTCGCGATCATTCGGCTCCGGAAACGGTTCGCGCCATTGGTGATCCGGGGGGAGTGGGGAGAGAGTCGCTTGTGCGTCTTTTGGCGAAAGATATGTCAAGTTTGCAGGCTGCATTGTGTCGGATTTTGGATTGTATTCATGCCGATAATGACGTTTAAGCCTTCTATTTTCGCTTTTCGGTGCTTTGAGCGTGCCGGAAGGTTGACATATTCACAGGAGCTTGCTTAATAAGCACGTTCTTTTTGCGGGCGTGGCGGAATTGGTAAACGCGCCAGATTTAGGATCTGGTACCTCGCGGTTTGGGGGTTCGAGTCCCTCCGCCCGCACCAGATTGCAGTTATATTACGCGCCGGGAGGCGTTTTAGGAGGATATGTCGCGATGGAATACAATGTTGAAGAAATTTCACCGGTAAAACGGAAAATTATTGTTGAAGTGCCGGCCGAAGAGGTCAACGCAGCTCTTACAACTACGATTGCCCTGTATCGCATGCAGGCAGACGTCAAAGGTTTTCGTAAGGGCAAGGTGCCTTCTTCCGTGGTTGAGTCCAAGTACCGCAAGCAGGTTTACGGCGAAGCCACTACCGATCTGATCAACTACCAGATCAATGAAATCATGAGCGGTCTCAGCATCCAGCCCATGTCCCGCATCGACGTTGATGCCGAAGAGCTGGTTCGTGACGAAGACTTCAAGTACGCCATCGAATTCGAAGTCGCTCCGAAACTCGACCTTCCCAAGTACAAGGGCCTTTCCGTTGAGGAAGTCAAGGCCGTTGTCAGCGATGAGGAAGTCGCTGAAGTCGAGAGCCGCATTCTGGAGAATAACGCAGAAGTCAAGGTTATCGAAGATGTTCGTCCTGCCAAGGACGGCGAAGTCGCTACCGTGACCTTCGGTGCCTATCAGGACGACAAGATCGTTGAAGGCATCAAGGCGGAGAACTTTGATCTGGTGCTCGGTCAGGGACAGGCTCTTCCCGAGTTTGAAGAGATGGTCAAAGGCCTGACTACCGGTGAGTCCGGTGAGACCGATGTGACCTTCCCCGAAGATTTCATCAACGAGAATCTGGCTGGCCAGACCGTGACCATGAAAGCCAAGCTGCATGCCGTCAAGGAACGCATCACTCCCGAAATGAGTGATGAAGTTGCCAAGAAGGCCGGTTTCAGCGATGTCGAGACCATGCGTAAGGGCATCACCGAATCCTACATGTCCCAGCGCAAGCAGATGAACAAGTCTGCTGCCCAGAGCCAGCTGCTGTCTTCCATCATTGAAGGCATCACCGAGTTCCCGCTTCCTCCGGCCATGGTTGAAGACCGCATTGACCGCCTGATTCAGGATCTCGAATACAAGCTGGATCGTCAGGGCAAGGGCCTTCAGTCTCTCGGCAAGACTCCGCAGCAGATGCGCGATGAGTTCAAGCCCGAGGCCGAAGCTACCGTCAAGTCCGAGATTTTCCTGCTGGCCGTTGCTGCTGAAGAAGGCCTCGAGATTTCCCCCGAGGAGATCGAGTCCACTCTGACCCAGCTCGCCATGCAGACCCGTCAGCCGCTGCACGAACTCAAGAAGTACTACGAGGACAACAACCTTATCGTACCTCTGAAGGATCGCCTGCTGTGTGACAAGGCTTCCGAACTGATCTACGACGCCGCAGAGGTCAAGGAGATCGAGGGACCGTCCGAAGGCAAGAAGGCTCCGGCCGAGAAAGCCGCTGCAAAGGGCGCTGCTCCGGAATTCGCCAACAAGGCGGAGGCTGTTGAGTGGGCCGTTGCCAATCTCGGCATCAAGGAATCCACTGCCAAGAGCTATTCTCTGGCAAAGATTCAGGAGCGCGCCGAGAAATTCTTGGCTGAGAAGGAAGCTTAATAGCATTTCCTGATCTGCATTGAATGACATACGGCGGTCCGGATATTTTCCGGGCCGCCGTTTTTTTGTTTTCCGCCTCTTGACCGAATCTGTTTCGTGCCTATTTAATGACACTTGAGCGGGAAGTTTCTCCTTGTCCTTCAATGGGAAATGCCGCATACTGCAAGATACCTGATATATAGCGGAATCGAATGCCGTAACACCTTTGAATATCAATGGTGTGGGGTAATGTTTTCGAATCCGTCGACCGATAAACTGCAAAAGCTTTCAAGGAGACGTTCATGGTCGCCATTCCGATGGTCATTGAAACGACCGGTCGCACTGAACGTGCGTACGACATTTATTCCCGCCTTCTCAAAGACCGGATCATTCTGCTCGGCAGCGCCATCGACGATCACGTCGCAAGCCTGATTTGTGCCCAGTTGCTTTTCCTGGAGTCCGAGGATCCTGAAAAAGAAATCTATATGTATATCAACTCTCCGGGGGGCGTGATCTCTGCCGGTATGGCGATATATGATACTATGCAATATATTTCCGCGCCTGTGGCCACCCTGTGCATGGGGCAGGCCGCCAGTATGGGCGCATTCCTGCTGAGCGCAGGGGAACCCGGCATGCGTTATGCGCTGCCGCACAGCCGCATCATGATTCACCAGCCTTTGGGCGGTGCTCAGGGGCAGGCCACGGATATTCAGATTCAGGCACGGGAAATCCTGCGCTTGAAGGATGAACTGAATGAGATCCTTGCCGGTAACACCGGCCAGAAGCTGGAGAAAATCCAGGAAGATACAGAAAGAGATTATTTCATGACCTCGAAAGAGGCCTTGGA from uncultured Pseudodesulfovibrio sp. includes the following:
- the thiD gene encoding bifunctional hydroxymethylpyrimidine kinase/phosphomethylpyrimidine kinase; the encoded protein is MNKLPCVLTIAGSDSGGGAGIQADLKAITMLGGYGASVITALTAQNTKAVTGIHAPSAKFVAQQLRTVLDDIEVSAAKTGMLFSASIIKALAPILSHKKFPLVVDPVCVATSGAKLLKDDAVEAMVQLIFPCADLLTPNIPEAELFTGVKIQDRDDVFKAARILLEMGPKAVLIKGGHSDSFAVTDWYFTKGADPIPFMQQRVDTNCTHGTGCTLSAAIATGLGQGIEMGAAIMRAQEYLNLALRAGYPLGEGGGPPNHLAPLLKERERGAVLAELDRFGRRLVGMSGVKALLPRVGINVAASLPWAAELDDVAGFSGGIIGTRRGDVLLAGYPEFGASVYTASTLLAVKRLRPDIGCALTLGLGAGVKQALEMAGFEIAWVDRDRRPEYIIDEDGRFEEWAVFEALRDHSAPETVRAIGDPGGVGRESLVRLLAKDMSSLQAALCRILDCIHADNDV
- the tig gene encoding trigger factor, which encodes MEYNVEEISPVKRKIIVEVPAEEVNAALTTTIALYRMQADVKGFRKGKVPSSVVESKYRKQVYGEATTDLINYQINEIMSGLSIQPMSRIDVDAEELVRDEDFKYAIEFEVAPKLDLPKYKGLSVEEVKAVVSDEEVAEVESRILENNAEVKVIEDVRPAKDGEVATVTFGAYQDDKIVEGIKAENFDLVLGQGQALPEFEEMVKGLTTGESGETDVTFPEDFINENLAGQTVTMKAKLHAVKERITPEMSDEVAKKAGFSDVETMRKGITESYMSQRKQMNKSAAQSQLLSSIIEGITEFPLPPAMVEDRIDRLIQDLEYKLDRQGKGLQSLGKTPQQMRDEFKPEAEATVKSEIFLLAVAAEEGLEISPEEIESTLTQLAMQTRQPLHELKKYYEDNNLIVPLKDRLLCDKASELIYDAAEVKEIEGPSEGKKAPAEKAAAKGAAPEFANKAEAVEWAVANLGIKESTAKSYSLAKIQERAEKFLAEKEA
- the clpP gene encoding ATP-dependent Clp endopeptidase proteolytic subunit ClpP, with protein sequence MVAIPMVIETTGRTERAYDIYSRLLKDRIILLGSAIDDHVASLICAQLLFLESEDPEKEIYMYINSPGGVISAGMAIYDTMQYISAPVATLCMGQAASMGAFLLSAGEPGMRYALPHSRIMIHQPLGGAQGQATDIQIQAREILRLKDELNEILAGNTGQKLEKIQEDTERDYFMTSKEALDYGLIDKVMRSREDAIQKDEKDKKGK